GTCGAGTACGAGGGCTACGAGGCGCGAAGCGTCTCGGAGTTCCTCGAAACGTTTTGTTCTGCCTTAATCCTTTCTGCCAGCCAGACCTTCATGATGGACTGACGCGTCACGCCGACTCTCCTTGCTTCGGAGTCCAGGCTTTGGATCATCCAGATTGGCAAATCCAGGTTCACCCGTTTCTGGTCCAGGTTGGGGCGAAGAGCCTTGTCCCAATCGAGGTATTCCGAAATGTCCTCGCCATCATCGAATTTCTTATCCAGTTCCTCTGCTTTGATAGTAACCTTTTGCTTCTCCATCTCTTGATCTCCTTACCGAAATAATTCTGATTTTCCCCTCCTGAACGGTGAATATCGCCGTCCATAGCCGTTTTTGATACTCCCCAATCAAAGCAAATCGTTCTTCATCTTCTGAACGTGCTGGAACTACCATTGGCTCGTGTCCCTCCCAAAGAAGCTTTGCCTCATCAAAGGCGATCCCATGTTTTTCCAAATTTTTCTTTGATTTCTCTGGATCGTATTCAAAATCCATTATGGTATAATAAAGGAATAATTATGGAATTATCAAATTCTTTCTGCAGAACGTCGATAGTGGTCATCCCCATGGAATCGATAACGATCACATCTGGGATGATGCGGGGGGTGTCCC
This DNA window, taken from Puniceicoccaceae bacterium, encodes the following:
- a CDS encoding BrnT family toxin, which produces MDFEYDPEKSKKNLEKHGIAFDEAKLLWEGHEPMVVPARSEDEERFALIGEYQKRLWTAIFTVQEGKIRIISVRRSRDGEAKGYYQSRGTG
- a CDS encoding CopG family antitoxin; the protein is MKAEELDKKFDDGEDISEYLDWDKALRPNLDQKRVNLDLPIWMIQSLDSEARRVGVTRQSIMKVWLAERIKAEQNVSRNSETLRAS